The sequence CCGGACCTCGACACCGTGATCGTGCCGGTCGGCGCGGGCAGCGGCGTCTGCGGCACCGCGATCGTGATGAAGGCGGTCAACCCGGCAATTCGGGTCATCGGTGTGCAGTCGGAGGAGATGCCGGTCGTCTACCGCGCCTGGCGGGAACGCCGCTTGTTGGAACTCGACGGCGGCATGACTTTCGCTGAAGGTTTGGCAACGCGCGTTGCTTTCGAGTTGCCGCTCCGAATCATGTGGGATCTTGTGGACGATATGCGTCTGGTCTCGGAGGAGGCCCTGCGCACGGCGATCGTCCACCTCATCAAGACGGCGCATCTGCTCGCCGAGGGGGCCGGCGCGGCGGCATTCGCGGCCGCGGAGCAGATGCGCGAGGAGCTGGCCGGCCGGAAGGTCGGCTTGATCGTGAGCGGCGGGAACATTACGCTTGACACGTTGCGTTGGGCACTAGCGATGGCGGGGAGCTAGATGGCGATGGACGGGGACTGGGTCGACGCCGAGCGGGGGACGAACTCGAGGCGGGGCCTTGGGTTCGAGCAGGTCGGCCGGTGGCTGCGCCGGCGGCAAGGGATAGAGCGGAACCCGGTCTACCGGCTCGCGGCCGATGTGTGGGAAGGGCGCATTCCGGTCGAGCGGGCCTATCAGGAGGTCGAGAAGCATTCCATCCTGAACCGCCTGGCGGACGGCGACCTCTGGGAGCTGGACCGGGAGGCGGCCCGCGCCGCGGTGGATGACCCGGAGCGGGCACTGGTTCTGGCGCGGCTCGCCATCCTGGCGGCGCGTTACAAGGGCTTCGACCGGGTGCTCGTCGACTGCAACCTGCGCGCGGCCGAACTCCTGGCGGAGATGGGCGAGACGCGCGAGCAGGAGCTGCACCTGCGCGAAGCGCTCCACGCCGCCGAGCGTATCGCCAACGTCCCCGGCCAGCGTCGTGCCCTGGCCCGCCTTGCGCGCCTCGCCTTTGAGCGGGGTGAGACCGAGCGCGCCCGGGAACTCCTCGCCCGCCAGTTGGACGCCGGGCGCGAGGATGTCGACACCCTCGAAGATGTCGAGACGGCTCTGCTGCTGGGCGATCTGGCGCGCGGCGAGGGGGATGAGGCCGCGGCGCGCGAGTTCTACCACCGGGCCGGGCGTAGCGCCCGTCGAGTCGGCCATTTCGCGGGCGTCGTCGATGCCCTGCTGCGCCAGGTGGTGATCCTGCGTGAGCAGGGAGACCGCGACCAGGCCATGCTGCTGCTACAGCAGGCGCAGGACGCGGCGGAGCGCACGATCGACACCCGGCTTCAGGTTGAGATCGCGGTCCAGGCAGCGGCGCTGATGGCCGAGGCCGGGCAGTTCGACGGTGCCCGATCGCAACTCCTCGGCGCGCTGGAGCGCGCGCGGGAGATCGGCGACCTGACGATGGAGAGTCGCTGCCTCACGGGGCTGTCGCGGGTCGAGCAGCACGGCGGCTATCTGGCGGAGGCGGCGGATCACTTCCGCGAGCTGGCCGAGCTGGAGCAGCGGCTGGGCAACCGCTCGGCGGCGGTTCGGGCGCTGCTCGAGGCTGCCGAGGCGCTGATCAAGCTCCGCGACGCCGAGGGGGCCCGTGGTCTG is a genomic window of Sphaerobacter thermophilus DSM 20745 containing:
- a CDS encoding tetratricopeptide repeat protein encodes the protein MAMDGDWVDAERGTNSRRGLGFEQVGRWLRRRQGIERNPVYRLAADVWEGRIPVERAYQEVEKHSILNRLADGDLWELDREAARAAVDDPERALVLARLAILAARYKGFDRVLVDCNLRAAELLAEMGETREQELHLREALHAAERIANVPGQRRALARLARLAFERGETERARELLARQLDAGREDVDTLEDVETALLLGDLARGEGDEAAAREFYHRAGRSARRVGHFAGVVDALLRQVVILREQGDRDQAMLLLQQAQDAAERTIDTRLQVEIAVQAAALMAEAGQFDGARSQLLGALERAREIGDLTMESRCLTGLSRVEQHGGYLAEAADHFRELAELEQRLGNRSAAVRALLEAAEALIKLRDAEGARGLLESAAQVSETLDDPLLRQRVLGLLGLAYGALERRNEALECLMQALDDARRSGDRQAECRWLLGIGEVLLQFGETADALAVAARALDLAREAGSSRLEAEGYALVGSINLSRGMLRDAEENLQRALTIARAYGDPGEQLHYLQILAQLSVQAGQTPAAIKHLRQALEVATVDGSPEMRARLHGQLARLYQSSNHLAEAEEHYRGAVIAAEEAGSQRFLARALRGLATVQDAAGKADAAIETYVQALKVTEELGDRASAAILHYNLGALLYDRQEDDQARRHLDKAIEQAMMAGDFATSDAARELLRWLNAPGNGGQPDAADDLLLGEIAVSDDSEPLPDLFRE